The following proteins are co-located in the Mycolicibacterium goodii genome:
- the tsaD gene encoding tRNA (adenosine(37)-N6)-threonylcarbamoyltransferase complex transferase subunit TsaD: MIILAIESSCDETGVGIAELSDDGTVTLLADEVASSVDEHARFGGVVPEIASRAHLEALGPTMRRALEAAGIERPDVVAATIGPGLAGALLVGVAAAKAYAAGWGVPFYGVNHLGGHLAADVYDHGPLPESVGLLVSGGHTHLLHVRSLGEPIIELGSTVDDAAGEAYDKVARLLGLGYPGGKVLDDLARTGNRDAIVFPRGMTGPRDDPYTFSFSGLKTAVARYVEAHPDASHADVAAGFQESVADVLTAKAVRAATALGVSTLLIAGGVAANSRLRELAEERCAAAGLTLRVPRPRLCTDNGAMIASFAAHLIAAGAAPSPLDAASDPGLPVVKGQVA; the protein is encoded by the coding sequence ATGATCATCCTGGCCATCGAAAGCTCGTGCGACGAAACCGGTGTCGGGATCGCCGAGCTCAGCGACGACGGCACCGTGACGCTGCTGGCCGACGAGGTCGCCTCCAGCGTCGACGAACACGCACGGTTCGGCGGCGTCGTCCCCGAGATCGCCTCCCGCGCCCACCTCGAGGCCCTCGGCCCGACCATGCGCCGCGCACTCGAGGCCGCGGGCATCGAGCGGCCGGACGTCGTCGCGGCCACCATCGGTCCAGGTCTGGCCGGCGCGCTGCTGGTCGGGGTTGCCGCGGCCAAGGCCTACGCGGCGGGCTGGGGTGTGCCGTTCTACGGCGTCAACCACCTCGGCGGGCATCTGGCCGCAGACGTCTACGACCACGGCCCGCTGCCCGAAAGCGTGGGCCTGCTGGTCTCCGGCGGGCACACCCACCTGCTGCACGTGCGCTCGCTCGGTGAGCCGATCATCGAGTTGGGCAGCACCGTCGACGACGCCGCGGGCGAGGCCTACGACAAGGTGGCCCGGCTGCTCGGGCTCGGATATCCCGGCGGCAAGGTCCTCGACGACCTGGCCCGCACCGGCAACCGCGACGCCATCGTCTTCCCGCGCGGCATGACCGGTCCGCGCGACGATCCCTACACGTTCAGTTTTTCGGGCCTCAAGACCGCCGTCGCCCGCTACGTCGAGGCCCATCCCGACGCCTCCCACGCCGACGTGGCCGCGGGCTTCCAGGAGTCGGTCGCCGACGTGCTGACCGCCAAGGCCGTGCGCGCCGCGACAGCGCTGGGCGTGTCGACCCTGCTGATCGCCGGTGGTGTGGCCGCCAATTCGCGGCTGCGTGAACTCGCCGAGGAGCGCTGCGCGGCGGCGGGGCTGACGCTGCGCGTGCCGCGTCCGCGGCTGTGCACCGACAACGGCGCGATGATCGCGTCGTTCGCCGCGCACCTCATCGCCGCGGGGGCTGCGCCGTCGCCGCTGGACGCGGCCAGCGATCCGGGCCTGCCGGTCGTCAAGGGTCAGGTGGCGTGA
- a CDS encoding alpha/beta fold hydrolase: protein MSPRVLGAAAGIVTAVGIGGWALLRSTVSRFERNPDPYPRELLGREPSGDVEFISRPDGTVLRTVSAGTGRPVVLAHGFGVTLQEWNLLWDGLIGLGYRVIAFDQRGHGHSTLGSDGSGSAAMASDYAAVLEHFAVRDGILVGHSMGGFVAIRAVLDHVEVAQRLRGLVLCATWAGRMHDGAPMNLLQVPLLQTGVLQRLTRTRTVGTLFCAAQMGPRPSPAMLEVFRDLFARQQHRPLLPIARAFVAEDRYPRLPEITVPTVVLVGDADRSTPPSHARRLADGIPDARLVTVPGAGHCLNWEAGGPAALTEAIESLSAAQLRHHS, encoded by the coding sequence GTGAGCCCGCGCGTGTTGGGCGCGGCCGCCGGGATCGTCACCGCGGTCGGCATCGGGGGTTGGGCGCTGCTCAGGTCGACGGTGAGCAGGTTCGAGCGGAATCCCGATCCGTATCCACGCGAACTACTCGGCCGCGAGCCCAGCGGCGACGTCGAGTTCATCTCCCGCCCAGACGGCACGGTGCTGCGTACCGTCTCGGCGGGCACTGGCCGACCGGTGGTGCTCGCCCATGGATTCGGTGTGACGCTGCAGGAGTGGAATCTGTTGTGGGACGGACTCATCGGCCTCGGCTACCGCGTCATCGCCTTCGACCAGCGCGGACACGGCCATTCGACACTCGGCTCGGACGGAAGCGGATCAGCTGCCATGGCAAGCGATTACGCCGCAGTCCTGGAACATTTCGCCGTGCGCGACGGCATTCTCGTCGGGCATTCGATGGGCGGATTCGTCGCGATCCGGGCGGTGCTGGACCACGTCGAGGTCGCACAACGGTTGCGCGGACTGGTGCTGTGTGCGACGTGGGCGGGCCGGATGCACGACGGCGCACCGATGAACCTGCTCCAGGTGCCCCTGCTGCAAACCGGTGTGCTGCAACGGCTTACCCGCACGAGGACGGTCGGCACGCTGTTCTGCGCCGCCCAGATGGGCCCGCGGCCGTCGCCTGCGATGTTGGAGGTCTTCCGCGACCTGTTCGCCCGGCAACAACACCGGCCGCTGTTGCCGATCGCGCGCGCGTTTGTCGCCGAGGACCGCTACCCGCGCCTGCCCGAGATCACCGTCCCGACGGTGGTGCTCGTCGGTGACGCCGACCGCTCCACGCCCCCGAGCCACGCGCGACGGCTCGCGGACGGAATTCCCGACGCGCGCCTGGTCACCGTCCCCGGTGCCGGGCACTGCCTGAACTGGGAGGCCGGCGGGCCCGCGGCGCTCACCGAGGCGATCGAGTCACTGTCCGCGGCACAGTTGCGGCATCACAGTTGA
- a CDS encoding nuclear transport factor 2 family protein has translation MNSERLAHTLQITELLYRYAELVDAGDFDGVGRLLGRGNFMGVTGADAIAALFAATTRRYPEHGNRTRTRHLVLNPIVEVDGARALARSTFVVIQRTETVALQPIVAGRYTDTFAHDDDGGWYFTERLVDVEMIGDVSAHLMLDPDALSE, from the coding sequence GTGAACTCCGAGCGGCTCGCGCACACATTGCAGATCACCGAGCTGCTGTACCGCTATGCCGAACTCGTCGACGCCGGTGACTTCGACGGTGTCGGGCGGCTGCTTGGGCGCGGCAATTTCATGGGGGTGACCGGAGCGGACGCCATCGCGGCGCTGTTCGCCGCGACCACCCGGCGCTATCCCGAGCACGGCAACCGGACCCGCACGCGGCATCTGGTGCTCAACCCGATCGTCGAGGTCGACGGCGCGCGGGCGCTCGCACGTTCCACGTTCGTCGTCATCCAGCGCACCGAGACCGTGGCGCTGCAGCCCATCGTGGCCGGACGCTACACGGACACGTTCGCGCACGACGATGACGGCGGGTGGTACTTCACCGAGCGCCTGGTCGATGTGGAGATGATCGGTGACGTATCGGCGCACCTCATGCTGGATCCGGATGCGTTGTCCGAGTAA
- the groL gene encoding chaperonin GroEL (60 kDa chaperone family; promotes refolding of misfolded polypeptides especially under stressful conditions; forms two stacked rings of heptamers to form a barrel-shaped 14mer; ends can be capped by GroES; misfolded proteins enter the barrel where they are refolded when GroES binds): protein MSKQIEFNETARRAMEVGVDKLADAVKVTLGPRGRHVVLAKSFGGPQVTNDGVTIAREIDLEDPFENLGAQLVKSVATKTNDVAGDGTTTATVLAQALVKAGLRNVAAGANPIALGSGISKAADAVSEALLASATPVSDKKSIAQVATVSSRDEEVGELVGEAMTKVGHDGVVTIEESSTLETYLEVTEGVGFDKGFLSAYFVTDFDSQEAVLEDALVLLHREKISSLPDLLPLLEKVAEAGKPLLIVAEDVEGEALSTLVVNAIRKTLKAVAVKAPFFGDRRKAFLEDLAIVTGGQVVNPDVGLLLREVGLEVLGSARRVVVNKDSTVIVDGGGSSEAIADRVKQIKAEIETTDSDWDREKLQERLAKLAGGVAVIKVGAATETDLKKRKEAVEDAVAAAKAAVEEGIVTGGGAALVQARSAVEKLRGELSGDEAIGVDVFASALASPLYWIATNAGLDGSVVVNKVAELPNGQGFNAATLEFGDLVAAGVVDPAKVTRSAVLNAASVARMVLTTETAVVDKPAEEDEHAGHHHGHAH, encoded by the coding sequence ATGAGCAAGCAGATTGAATTCAACGAAACCGCCCGCCGGGCGATGGAGGTCGGTGTCGACAAGCTCGCCGACGCCGTCAAGGTCACGCTCGGCCCGCGCGGCCGTCATGTGGTGCTGGCCAAGTCTTTCGGTGGGCCGCAGGTCACCAACGACGGCGTGACGATCGCCCGTGAGATCGATCTCGAGGATCCGTTCGAAAACCTCGGCGCCCAGCTGGTGAAGTCGGTCGCCACCAAGACCAACGACGTCGCGGGCGACGGCACCACCACCGCCACCGTGCTGGCCCAGGCCCTGGTCAAGGCCGGCCTGCGTAACGTGGCCGCAGGCGCCAACCCGATCGCACTCGGCTCGGGGATCAGCAAGGCCGCCGACGCCGTCAGCGAGGCCCTGCTCGCGTCGGCCACGCCGGTCAGCGACAAGAAGTCCATCGCCCAGGTCGCCACCGTGTCGTCGCGAGACGAGGAGGTCGGCGAGCTCGTCGGCGAGGCCATGACCAAGGTCGGTCACGACGGCGTCGTCACCATCGAGGAGTCCTCGACGCTGGAGACCTACCTGGAGGTCACCGAGGGCGTCGGCTTCGACAAGGGCTTCCTGTCGGCGTACTTCGTCACCGACTTCGATTCGCAGGAAGCGGTTCTCGAAGACGCGCTGGTGCTGCTGCACCGCGAAAAGATCAGCTCGCTGCCCGACCTGCTGCCGCTGCTGGAGAAGGTCGCCGAGGCGGGCAAGCCGCTGCTGATCGTCGCCGAGGACGTCGAGGGCGAGGCCCTGTCGACCCTCGTCGTCAACGCGATCCGCAAGACGCTCAAGGCCGTTGCGGTCAAGGCGCCGTTCTTCGGTGATCGCCGCAAGGCGTTCCTGGAGGATCTCGCGATCGTCACCGGCGGTCAGGTGGTCAACCCCGACGTGGGCCTGCTGCTGCGTGAGGTCGGCCTCGAGGTGCTCGGCTCGGCACGTCGCGTCGTGGTGAACAAGGACAGCACCGTGATCGTCGATGGCGGCGGTTCCTCTGAGGCCATCGCCGATCGCGTCAAGCAGATCAAGGCCGAGATCGAGACCACCGACTCCGACTGGGATCGCGAGAAGCTGCAGGAGCGGCTGGCCAAGCTGGCCGGCGGCGTCGCGGTCATCAAGGTCGGTGCGGCCACCGAGACCGACCTCAAGAAGCGCAAGGAGGCGGTCGAGGACGCCGTCGCCGCGGCCAAGGCTGCGGTCGAGGAGGGCATCGTGACCGGCGGCGGTGCCGCACTGGTGCAGGCCCGTTCGGCCGTGGAGAAGCTGCGCGGTGAGCTCAGCGGCGACGAGGCCATCGGTGTCGACGTGTTCGCCTCGGCGTTGGCGTCCCCGCTGTACTGGATCGCCACCAACGCCGGCCTGGACGGCTCGGTCGTGGTCAACAAGGTCGCCGAGTTGCCCAACGGGCAGGGCTTCAACGCCGCGACGCTCGAATTCGGTGACCTGGTCGCCGCGGGCGTCGTCGACCCGGCCAAGGTGACCCGCTCGGCGGTTCTCAACGCCGCGTCGGTCGCCCGCATGGTCCTCACCACCGAGACGGCTGTCGTCGACAAGCCGGCCGAGGAGGACGAGCACGCCGGACACCATCACGGCCACGCTCACTGA
- a CDS encoding alpha/beta hydrolase, protein MNPDRRKHFRPSRIGAFTGALWTAAVLGVPPIAAANPADVAALVDIGDGRAIFVECRGTGSPTVVLMAGKGNGADDWWQILAPGDPEHDAPGDGLPFGFGDLIHSGDAVLPSTARFTRVCAYDRPDVRWEGADISTPRPQPHPVDVDVDDLHALLTALGEPAPYVLVAHSYSGLIANLYARLHPENVGALVMVDAVGEQMANVVSPARLANWDAANATTTPQVREGVLLIDAFDRINAAPPLPAVPAVVLSADKPWRIDLLPASATQGEQVTFADWLAAQDQLAKALGAGHITDTHSGHDIYLYSPALVVAAIRDMVARLHG, encoded by the coding sequence TTGAATCCCGACCGCCGAAAACACTTCCGGCCCAGCAGGATCGGCGCCTTCACGGGCGCGTTGTGGACGGCGGCCGTGCTGGGTGTCCCGCCGATCGCCGCCGCGAACCCCGCCGACGTCGCAGCCCTGGTCGACATCGGCGACGGCCGGGCGATCTTCGTGGAATGCCGGGGAACCGGATCGCCGACTGTCGTGTTGATGGCAGGCAAGGGCAACGGCGCCGACGATTGGTGGCAGATCCTCGCACCCGGCGACCCCGAACACGACGCTCCCGGCGACGGCCTGCCGTTCGGCTTCGGCGACCTGATCCACAGCGGCGACGCCGTCCTGCCGTCCACCGCCCGGTTCACCCGGGTGTGCGCCTACGACCGGCCCGACGTGCGGTGGGAGGGGGCCGACATCTCGACACCGCGCCCTCAGCCCCACCCGGTCGATGTCGATGTCGACGATCTGCACGCGCTGCTCACGGCGCTCGGCGAACCCGCGCCCTATGTCCTGGTCGCCCACTCGTATTCGGGATTGATCGCCAACCTGTACGCCCGGCTGCACCCGGAGAACGTCGGTGCTCTGGTGATGGTCGACGCGGTGGGTGAGCAGATGGCGAACGTTGTGAGTCCGGCCCGGCTCGCCAACTGGGATGCCGCCAATGCGACCACCACGCCGCAGGTGCGCGAGGGTGTGCTCCTGATCGACGCGTTCGACCGGATCAACGCGGCGCCTCCGCTGCCTGCCGTGCCCGCCGTCGTGCTGTCGGCCGACAAACCGTGGCGAATCGACCTGCTGCCCGCGTCCGCGACCCAGGGCGAGCAGGTCACGTTCGCCGATTGGCTTGCCGCACAAGATCAATTGGCCAAGGCCCTGGGCGCCGGGCACATCACCGACACCCACAGCGGCCACGACATCTACCTGTACTCACCGGCCCTGGTGGTCGCCGCGATCCGCGACATGGTCGCTCGGCTGCACGGTTGA
- the groES gene encoding co-chaperone GroES: MASVNIKPLEDKILVQANEAETTTASGLVIPDTAKEKPQEGTVVAVGPGRWDEDGEKRIPLDVAEGDTVIYSKYGGTEIKYNGEEYLILSARDVLAVVSK, from the coding sequence GTGGCGAGCGTGAACATCAAGCCACTCGAGGACAAGATCCTCGTTCAGGCCAACGAGGCCGAGACCACGACCGCTTCGGGTCTGGTCATCCCCGACACCGCCAAGGAGAAGCCGCAGGAAGGCACCGTCGTCGCAGTTGGCCCCGGCCGCTGGGATGAGGACGGCGAGAAGCGGATCCCCCTGGACGTTGCCGAGGGCGACACCGTCATCTACAGCAAGTACGGCGGCACCGAGATCAAGTACAACGGCGAGGAGTACCTGATCCTGTCGGCCCGCGACGTGCTGGCTGTCGTCTCCAAGTAG
- a CDS encoding enoyl-CoA hydratase — protein MTDEPLLLQHRDEREVVTLTLNRPQAFNALSEAMLSALGEAFGALTDDESVRAVVLAASGKAFCAGHDLKEMRAEPSREYYEKLFAQCTDVMLAIQRVPAPVIARVHGIATAAGCQLVAMCDLAVAGADARFAVSGINVGLFCSTPAVALSRNVPRKAAFEMLVTGEFISADEARTLGLVNRVVATDALDDEIEAMVGQIVAKPRVAVAMGKALFYRQIEVGIESAYADAGTTMACNMMDPGALEGVSAFLEKRRPEWRATQPSTA, from the coding sequence ATGACGGACGAACCGCTGTTGCTGCAACACCGCGACGAGCGTGAAGTGGTCACCCTGACCCTGAACCGGCCCCAGGCGTTCAACGCGCTGTCGGAGGCGATGCTCTCGGCGCTGGGAGAGGCGTTCGGCGCGCTCACCGACGACGAGTCGGTGCGTGCCGTCGTGTTGGCCGCATCGGGAAAGGCGTTCTGCGCCGGGCACGATCTGAAAGAGATGCGGGCCGAGCCGTCGCGCGAGTACTACGAGAAGCTGTTCGCCCAGTGCACCGACGTGATGCTCGCGATCCAGCGTGTTCCCGCCCCGGTGATCGCACGTGTGCACGGCATCGCGACCGCGGCCGGCTGCCAGCTCGTCGCGATGTGTGACCTGGCGGTGGCCGGTGCGGACGCGCGTTTTGCGGTCAGCGGTATCAACGTGGGGCTCTTCTGCTCGACGCCCGCCGTGGCGCTGTCGCGCAATGTGCCGCGCAAGGCCGCGTTCGAGATGCTGGTGACCGGTGAGTTCATCTCCGCCGATGAAGCCCGCACGTTGGGTCTGGTCAACCGGGTGGTCGCGACGGATGCGCTGGACGACGAGATCGAGGCGATGGTCGGCCAGATCGTCGCCAAACCCCGCGTCGCCGTCGCGATGGGCAAGGCGCTGTTCTACCGCCAGATCGAGGTCGGCATCGAGTCGGCGTATGCCGATGCGGGCACCACGATGGCGTGCAACATGATGGACCCCGGCGCGCTCGAGGGTGTCTCGGCGTTCCTGGAGAAGCGGCGGCCCGAGTGGCGCGCGACGCAGCCGTCAACGGCATAG
- a CDS encoding adenylate/guanylate cyclase domain-containing protein, with translation MDRLWQWAWDRYKIRYSWACWAITFALAGPVYLAWTIGIVAFEKSDRYLEVAAVTAVAVAAYLYVVALPGLSDARVIERWAAGDGVERVSALRTSYSYGRKLIGRSVSITAVWAAVLFAVTGSITGASGTRLIEYSVMGAVAATAGQLITVHSYVEATLRPAREAMSSGIDSGEILPRSRPTFATWTNAAMLAVGFAFAVAGALLAAVLDVAGHGPALAVAIGGVLVIFIGPSLWAAYSPLLHPIRDLAAGTERVAAGDFSRRLPVVQDDDLGALAASFNRMQAGLAERQRLQAAFGSYVDPLLAARLLEQGDDVFSGERREVTVMFVDIRDFTPFAEANPAEDVVARLNALFGIVVPAVVEAGGHVNKFLGDGALAIFGAPNDLADHADAAVSAAATIHRRVAGQFGGTLRIGIGINSGKVIAGTIGGGGKLEFTLIGDPVNVAARVEQLTKITGDEILLTRDCVEALGNRPSGLVDRGSHGVKGKSAPVQVFGLDLAG, from the coding sequence ATGGATCGACTCTGGCAGTGGGCGTGGGATCGATACAAGATCAGATACTCGTGGGCCTGCTGGGCGATCACTTTCGCGTTGGCAGGGCCCGTCTATCTCGCCTGGACCATCGGCATCGTCGCCTTCGAGAAGTCCGATCGCTACCTCGAGGTCGCCGCGGTGACCGCCGTGGCCGTGGCCGCATACCTGTATGTCGTCGCGCTTCCCGGTTTGTCCGATGCCCGCGTGATCGAGCGCTGGGCTGCCGGAGACGGCGTCGAGCGGGTATCCGCACTGCGCACCAGCTACAGCTACGGCCGCAAGCTGATCGGCCGGTCGGTGAGCATCACCGCCGTCTGGGCCGCGGTGCTGTTCGCCGTCACCGGGTCGATCACGGGAGCGAGCGGGACGCGGCTCATCGAGTACTCGGTCATGGGCGCCGTCGCCGCCACCGCGGGCCAGCTGATCACCGTGCACAGCTATGTCGAGGCAACGCTGCGACCGGCCAGGGAGGCCATGTCCTCTGGCATCGATTCGGGTGAGATCCTGCCTCGTTCTCGTCCGACATTCGCGACGTGGACGAATGCCGCCATGCTCGCCGTGGGGTTCGCGTTCGCCGTCGCGGGCGCCCTGTTGGCAGCGGTTCTGGACGTGGCCGGGCACGGTCCCGCGCTGGCCGTTGCGATCGGGGGTGTGCTGGTGATTTTCATCGGGCCGTCGCTGTGGGCCGCGTACTCGCCGCTGCTGCATCCCATCCGGGATCTCGCCGCGGGAACCGAACGCGTCGCGGCGGGGGATTTCAGCCGACGCCTGCCGGTGGTGCAGGACGACGACCTCGGTGCACTGGCGGCATCGTTCAACCGCATGCAGGCCGGACTCGCCGAACGGCAACGACTGCAGGCCGCGTTCGGCAGCTACGTCGACCCGTTGCTGGCGGCGCGCCTGCTCGAACAGGGCGACGACGTGTTCAGCGGTGAACGACGCGAGGTGACGGTGATGTTCGTCGACATTCGCGATTTCACCCCGTTCGCCGAGGCCAACCCGGCCGAGGACGTCGTCGCGCGGCTCAACGCCCTGTTCGGAATCGTGGTGCCGGCGGTCGTCGAGGCGGGCGGGCACGTCAACAAGTTCCTCGGCGACGGAGCGCTGGCGATCTTCGGCGCGCCCAACGACCTTGCCGATCACGCCGACGCCGCGGTGTCCGCCGCGGCGACGATCCACCGTCGCGTCGCCGGGCAGTTCGGCGGCACGCTGCGGATCGGTATCGGGATCAACTCGGGGAAGGTCATCGCGGGCACCATCGGCGGTGGCGGCAAGCTGGAGTTCACGTTGATCGGTGACCCCGTCAACGTCGCGGCCCGCGTCGAACAACTCACCAAGATCACCGGTGACGAAATTCTGCTCACCCGGGACTGCGTCGAGGCACTCGGCAACCGGCCATCGGGCCTCGTCGACCGCGGATCTCATGGGGTGAAAGGCAAGTCGGCCCCCGTGCAGGTCTTCGGCCTCGACCTGGCCGGGTGA